GGTCTGCAACATCGGCTCCAGCGGCGCCGAGAAGCAGAACGTGGCCGAGCAGACCTTCGCCCTGATGCTCGCCCTCGCCAAGCAGCTGATCCCGGCCCACACCGCACTGGTCGAGGCCGACTGGGCACTGCCGCGCCTCCAGCAGTCCCTCACCGAACTGTCCGGCAAGACCCTGGGGATCGTCGGCCTGGGGCACATCGGCGAGGAAGTGGCGCGCCGCGCGGTCGCGTTCGACATGACGGTCGTCTACGCCGGCCCGCGGCCGGTGGCGCCCGAGACCGCGGCGCGCCTCGGCGGCGCCCGTCATCTGAGCCTCGACGACCTGCTGCGCACCTCCGACTACGTCAGCCTGCACGCCCCGCTCACCGACGGAACCCGGCATCTGCTCGACGCCGAGCGGCTGGCGCTGCTCAAGCCCACCGCCTTCGTCGTCAACACGGCCCGCGGCGCCCTCATCGACCAGGACGCCCTCGCGGACGCGCTGGCCGCCGGCGCGCTCGCCGGCGCCGGTCTCGACGTCTTCGACCCGGAACCGCCGACGGCGGCGCTGCGCCTGCTCAAGGCCCCGAACGTGGTCCTCTCCCCGCACGTCGCGGGCGTCACCCGGGAAACCCTGATCCGCATCGCGCTGGCCGCCGTCCAGAACGTCGCCGACCACCTGGCGGGCAAGCCGCCGCGGGACGTCGTGTCCTAGACGAGTAAGTCCGAAGTCTTCGGGCGCATGAAGCGAGGGTCTCGTTGGTTCGTTTGTGA
The sequence above is a segment of the Streptomyces lydicus genome. Coding sequences within it:
- a CDS encoding 2-hydroxyacid dehydrogenase; its protein translation is MKNILAVISPHVGGRTAGAALATVFPDQARVTVVEAADEDPAALREAHVIITGLGPVTAAHLAAAPHLELVQCASHGFDYVDLDAARERGIPVCNIGSSGAEKQNVAEQTFALMLALAKQLIPAHTALVEADWALPRLQQSLTELSGKTLGIVGLGHIGEEVARRAVAFDMTVVYAGPRPVAPETAARLGGARHLSLDDLLRTSDYVSLHAPLTDGTRHLLDAERLALLKPTAFVVNTARGALIDQDALADALAAGALAGAGLDVFDPEPPTAALRLLKAPNVVLSPHVAGVTRETLIRIALAAVQNVADHLAGKPPRDVVS